Within the Rosa rugosa chromosome 2, drRosRugo1.1, whole genome shotgun sequence genome, the region GTTGAGCTCAGTTTtcattggctgaaaatttgatcCCTGGCTATATAGCTGGGACGGAGTTGGCCTAACATTCATGGGAGCCTCATGATCATAACTATGGCGTAGGACtagttagctagctagctagctgatTAATTTATACATTATTTCCCATATCAGAAAGAGTGAGTGATATTTAATTACTTTTATTGCTGCCCTATCTCCGCGCTCTTGAGCTCACATACAAATTACACAGCAAGGAATTCAGGGATTTCTGGATAGAATCGCAGCCACGAGCAGGAGTAGTACTAAATCGCtgtaatatatatgtatgtcgTCTTCGATCTCCACCCTATATATTTTTCAGATGTTCTCTTAAAAATCAGTTTTTGATTCTCACTTATTTCTCGCTAACTACAAAAAAAAGATTTGTTGAAAATGCTTCAgaaagtagtagtagtagtaagGAATTAGTACGAATAGCAGTAATAAGTTTTCTGAGGAGCCGTACGGTAGATGGCTTTGTTAAGTAAGTACTCAAAAATATCTTTAGATTCTATATGAGCTATCTTTTACATTCTTTTGATCTACTGCATGATCCGTTTACTGATGTAGAGATTGAGAGGGAGTAGTTTCAGATCCTGAGATGTATTAATTAGTTCGATCTGCATAGTATTTAACATGCATATATGTCCGATTATCGATTGATTTTATATAGGGAAACTGATCATCATGATGAGGATGATCAGATATACGGAGAAGGAGAGGAGGTGCAAGACAACACCAGCTCAGGCGGAAGCAACAAATTGGTGATACCAGAAGATGGCTACGAATGGAAAAAATATGGACAAAAGTTCATTAAAAATGTTGGAAAGTTCAGGTGATCGAAGTAttacatatatgatatattgatCTATTTCATATACTAGTGCTTGATATATAGCTAGCAAATGTAAGTTAATTAATGGTTGAATGAATGGTGATGGATCGATCAGGAGCTATTTCAAGTGCCAAAACAGCAATTGTAGAGCCAAGAAGCGAGCCGAGTGGTCGAGCTCCGAGCCTGATGAACTTCGAATAGTGTATGAAGGGGTGCACAATCACACCGATAATAATGCCTCATCTGCAGGATCGGCTTCACATTCACAGCAGCCGGATTCCTCATCATCTTTAAATCCGAGTACTGATGCAAACCGGTATGACTTGTACACACAAGTTTTTGGTAATCAATCCTTCTCCAAGTGGGATAAAAAAAGTTGAATCCCTTATGCAGCAGCAGGTTAATTCACACAGTACTAGTTCTACGATTGGCTTGTTTGTTTATAATCTTGTGCAGCTAGCATTTTACCCCTTAATAAATTGGATAAGCCTCGCCATTTCAATGAGTTGCACGCCAGTCTGTAATTGCAGTGCAAAGAACTAGAATAACCTTCTGCTTTGACATTGGTCCATCTATATCTACTGTATTTCATTACATTACACTTGTATAAGCAACCCTGGTCTCTTGGAAGTTGGAAGTGTATATTCTTCTACCACCGACATATACAAGGTGAATTGATCAGCACACACAAAGGGTCTTGTCGATCATTTGGTATCTTAGGCTAGGATCGGGAATCAATATCCACATGCAAAGTTTGTTGAGTAGGGTGATATACATCACATGTTGATCGAACATACTAAAAAGATACACAAATGAGAAAGAAACATGCAAGATCAGTAATTTCATTACCTTTTCACTTTAGTTGAAGAAGAAATCGAACTTGTGATCTCATCTAATATTGTGAAGAGAAATATCACAACTTATatgtttatgcatatttgagtttCCCCGGTTATTAAGCATGAGTTATAAGGACATTGATATAATAATGGAGCCCGTAACTCCAGTGATCAAGATCATCCGCAAATTTGGTAAAAAAGTTGAAGattcttgccaaaaaaaagtTCCTGAGATATGAACTTGTTTAATGGATGGGTCAAGAGTCCAAAGGTCGATGGAAAACCCAATATAAATGGGCCCTTACCCAATCAGTTGCATTTGGAGCTCGAAAAAGCTATAGAGTATTCGCAAGTAGGACAAAGAAAAAGCAGTCCAACGGCCCAgatgagatggagatggagtgttGAGTCTGGAAGCTTCACGAGGCAAAGTCTGATACCTAAAGGCATATAACCCTATCAGTTTTCTACTCTCTTAGTTACACCTACTCCATTTCGGCGTCTCTTATCCAAAACCCCCCCGCTAAACCCAGCAAAGCTTCAACCTTTGCTCCAATTCCTCTATCCCACTCCACTGTAAGTCCTCTCTTCAACCTTCTCTCCCCCTCACGTGTTACTATTATCGTTACCTGACTCCAAATTCTTTATCTTTTCCAGTAATTGTGCGCTTTGTACTTGTTTTGAACTTTCAATTTGTATCTTTGAGCTTTCAATTTGTATCTGTATCTGGGTGGTGTTGTTGTGTTTGGTGTCTGTAATCCGTAATGATTTCTGACTGAAAATGAAATTCcttttttggaaaaaaaatggaaatctaATGAAAAAGAGAGGACCCATGTCGAAATCTGTCAAGGTTGCTCATACTTGTTTTGATGGGTCTCAATTGTTATGAGTTATATTGGGTAATAATATAGgatttgcttcttcttttttcccttcTGGTTTAGTATAATATAAGGAGGATTATTGAGTTGCAGTGTTTCTGATGTAGAGGGTTTTACAGGGTAGATGGCGTCCACTTTTGCAGCCATGACTTCAGTTGGCTCATTGGCTGCTCCCAGTGGCCGTGTCGTCGCTGATAAGAAATTTGACACCTTGTCGTCTCGtgcttccatttcttcattctcATTCTCCAAGAGGCCCAATGTAGCTCTCAGGAGGACACGTTCCCCTAGAGTCTCCGCCATGGCCAAGGAGTTGCATTTCAACAAGGATGGTTCTGCCATCAAGAAGCTACAAGTGAGTCTTTTTGAATTACGAGGGTGCTATTTGCTGTCTTGCTACTCTTATCTTGATTATTCTGACTTTAATCGCGTGTGTTGTACAGACTGGTGTCAACAAGCTTGCCGACCTTGTTGGGGTTACCCTTGGTCCCAAGGGGAGGAATGTTGTTCTGGAGAGCAAGTACGGTTCCCCCAAAATTGTTAACGATGGTGTGACCGTGGCCAAAGAGGTATCCtatctctctttttattttgtagTCGCATTTTGTGATAGAACGGTCTAAAGCATGATTTTGTTTCACATGATTTTTAGTTGCGTGGTTTAATgttgttcttttcttctttcaaagGTTGAGTTGGAGGACCCTGTTGAGAACATTGGAGCTAAGTTGGTAAGGCAGGCAGCTGCCAAGACTAATGACTTAGCTGGTGACGGGACAACAACTTCTGTTGTTCTTGCACAAGGTCTTATAGCTGAAGGTGTCAAGGTTTGTGCCATGATATCTGTAATTCTATATTGCGATCTGTTGACCCTGATATTCAGGGTGACTGTCCAAACCAGTTCCGTTAACCAAGTTCAATTATTCAGGTTGTTGCAGCTGGAGCAAACCCTGTTCTAATCACACGTGGCATTGAGAAGACAACAAAAGCTCTTGTACGTGAGCTTAAGTTGATGTCCAAAGAGGTAAAGTGTCCAATTTATTTGGTATCAACCATTGGCCTGTGTCTGATCATGATAATATTGTTGTTTTCTCTCATACCATTATCCTTAAAATTGTGAAGAACTAAAACAAATTTTCAACTCATTGCAGGTTGAAGACAGCGAACTAGCAGATGTGGCTGCTGTCAGTGCAGGAAACAACTATGAAGTAGGACAAATGATTGCTGAAGCCTTGAGTAAGGTGGGTAGAAAGGGTGTCGTGACACTTGAAGAGGGGAAAAGTGCTGAGAACAGTCTTTATGTTGTTGAAGGAATGCAATTTGATCGTGGTTATATCTCACCTTACTTCGTCACTGATAGCGAGAAAATGGCTGTTGAATATGAGAACTGCAAGGTAATATAATCAGCTACTGTTTTGTATCTATCTTGAGGTTAATTTGGTTATTGTACTTTTGCATCCTAACACAAAGTTGTTTTTGCAGTTGCTTCTTGTTGATAAAAAGATAACAAATGCAAGAGACCTTGTTAACATTTTGGAGGATGCTATAAGAGGAGGATACCCAGTTGTGATAATTGCCGAAGACATTGAACAAGAAGCTCTGGCAACTCTTGTTGTGAACAAGCTCAGAGGATCTCTAAAGATTGCTGCCCTAAAAGCTCCTGGATTTGGAGATCGCAAGAGCCAGTATCTCGATGATATTGCTATATTGACCGGAGGTATTTGCACTTCCATCTCTTTTTGTTTGGTTTACCTTGTC harbors:
- the LOC133731725 gene encoding WRKY transcription factor 44-like, producing METDHHDEDDQIYGEGEEVQDNTSSGGSNKLVIPEDGYEWKKYGQKFIKNVGKFRSYFKCQNSNCRAKKRAEWSSSEPDELRIVYEGVHNHTDNNASSAGSASHSQQPDSSSSLNPSTDANRYDLYTQVFGNQSFSKWDKKS
- the LOC133731724 gene encoding ruBisCO large subunit-binding protein subunit beta, chloroplastic, whose product is MASTFAAMTSVGSLAAPSGRVVADKKFDTLSSRASISSFSFSKRPNVALRRTRSPRVSAMAKELHFNKDGSAIKKLQTGVNKLADLVGVTLGPKGRNVVLESKYGSPKIVNDGVTVAKEVELEDPVENIGAKLVRQAAAKTNDLAGDGTTTSVVLAQGLIAEGVKVVAAGANPVLITRGIEKTTKALVRELKLMSKEVEDSELADVAAVSAGNNYEVGQMIAEALSKVGRKGVVTLEEGKSAENSLYVVEGMQFDRGYISPYFVTDSEKMAVEYENCKLLLVDKKITNARDLVNILEDAIRGGYPVVIIAEDIEQEALATLVVNKLRGSLKIAALKAPGFGDRKSQYLDDIAILTGGTVIREEVGLALDNVGKEVLGHASKVVLTKDTSTIVGDGSTQEAVNKRVAQIKNLIEAAEQEYEKEKLSERIAKLSGGVAVIQVGAQTETELKEKKLRVEDALNATKAAVEEGIVVGGGCTLLRLAAKVDAIKNALDNDEEKVGADIVKRALIYPLKLIAKNAGVNGSVVSEKVLSSDNFKYGYNAATGNYEDLMAAGIIDPTKVVRCCLEHAASVAKTFLMSDCVVVEIKEPEPVPLANPMDNSGYGY